A single region of the Nitrososphaerota archaeon genome encodes:
- a CDS encoding GTP-dependent dephospho-CoA kinase family protein, whose protein sequence is MKRPLGHLIRSQDVTREKLLPDIQSGLLTVTVGDATTEKLLSLGFTPDVEIVDSREMRRDRDPPASKYRGIIRASNPAGCLTDEALQAVSEALRSEKPVRIWVKGEEDLMALPVLALYPNGTTVLYGQPKQGLVVLRIDEDIRGVARSLLSKMGVPSLD, encoded by the coding sequence TTGAAGCGTCCGCTCGGTCATCTTATTCGAAGTCAAGATGTAACTCGGGAAAAGCTCTTACCTGATATTCAATCCGGCTTACTCACTGTTACAGTCGGCGACGCAACTACTGAGAAGCTTCTTTCACTCGGCTTCACACCGGATGTCGAGATAGTTGATAGTCGAGAGATGCGGAGAGATCGAGATCCACCGGCTTCAAAGTATCGCGGAATAATACGGGCTTCTAATCCAGCTGGCTGCCTAACTGATGAGGCGCTTCAAGCCGTCTCTGAGGCGTTGAGGTCGGAGAAGCCTGTTCGCATCTGGGTTAAAGGGGAAGAGGATCTGATGGCGCTGCCTGTTCTAGCATTATATCCTAACGGTACAACGGTCTTGTACGGTCAGCCTAAACAGGGCTTAGTTGTGCTACGTATAGATGAGGATATTCGGGGGGTTGCGCGCTCGCTTCTCAGTAAAATGGGTGTCCCTTCACTCGACTAG
- a CDS encoding VOC family protein, producing MSEHNIFIWNELVTTDQEVCGKFYSQLFGWERKEVDAGPQLGRYTIFQRNGKDVAGMMNPAIEHTQKLGTRWYAYVSVDNIDTYITRAKELGGALIAGPDDIPEVGRVCLIADPKKALILLMQPATAPK from the coding sequence ATGTCTGAGCATAATATCTTCATCTGGAATGAACTCGTAACTACAGATCAGGAAGTATGTGGCAAATTTTACAGTCAGCTTTTTGGTTGGGAGCGGAAAGAGGTAGATGCTGGTCCTCAGTTGGGGCGGTATACGATTTTCCAGCGCAACGGCAAGGATGTTGCTGGCATGATGAACCCCGCTATAGAACACACTCAGAAGCTAGGAACCCGCTGGTACGCGTACGTATCAGTAGATAACATTGACACATACATCACGCGTGCTAAAGAATTAGGTGGTGCGCTCATCGCTGGTCCGGATGACATCCCAGAAGTTGGTCGAGTATGCCTCATAGCCGATCCTAAGAAAGCGCTCATTCTCTTAATGCAACCCGCAACAGCCCCAAAATAG
- a CDS encoding 30S ribosomal protein S27ae has product MSEAAASKKKDKPSPQVWKFYQIEGGSLKRLKKECPRCGRGVFLAEHRDRFTCGKCNYTTFKQHA; this is encoded by the coding sequence ATGTCTGAAGCAGCAGCTTCTAAGAAGAAGGATAAGCCAAGCCCACAGGTCTGGAAGTTCTACCAGATCGAAGGCGGAAGCCTGAAGCGATTGAAGAAGGAGTGCCCACGCTGCGGCCGAGGCGTCTTCTTAGCTGAGCACAGAGACCGCTTCACCTGCGGCAAATGCAACTACACTACCTTCAAGCAGCACGCATAG
- a CDS encoding lmo0937 family membrane protein, with amino-acid sequence MDLLTLIVVVVLVLWVLGVIGGATLGGLIHILLVIAVIVILIRLIQGRSIV; translated from the coding sequence ATGGATCTACTAACATTGATAGTAGTTGTGGTCTTGGTGCTCTGGGTACTTGGAGTAATAGGAGGCGCCACACTCGGCGGATTAATACACATATTGCTGGTCATCGCGGTCATAGTCATACTAATCCGACTCATCCAAGGACGCAGTATAGTATAG
- a CDS encoding nucleotidyltransferase domain-containing protein, whose product MPDKEEAGELTEAEKASLIKIANEVSEGRKIVGVAVYGSQVAGYATKDSDYDLIVILEDYSPRVKYRYINGEVDASALVVDREALLMDADKASLGEFVAGRLLNVYVPITGGDIFHEAEILIKRRVVLETLEEIEASIGQFAQEIIIPVEYFLFDKLKKRAAIYPPALYSYSKTYGQEHGRRNTKASSQGFLEVLKEIADEGLITLNGGKVQIKDYEPKHWVTRLTEMATYTRRSLAQYAVHGYAGRVGLSTVRREVSSKISRSRKGFEVPDVIRHPRRLWRLQEGLLITDEDDWFGKLIEHMGIERGGEVSKNGMGEVYSVTKVYCVNDRGKTVKFAVKNFADAKAFKWVVLNMWALLSKRFDMGQTSRLQREYSALRRLRGLGFKTPNVLAVALDQRLLVTEFIEGSDVGQLLPKALSGDEQAMNAVRLYGEALGRVHQEGYTLGDTKPSNTIFSDGKIYLVDLEQAACGNDCGWDIAEFIYYSSKFTVDEGAVRILVKEFLNGYLKHGKKEAITEALKLKYLAPFQPILAPNVVRAVRQEIRKNAAAT is encoded by the coding sequence ATGCCAGATAAAGAAGAAGCCGGAGAGCTAACTGAGGCGGAGAAGGCATCTCTCATCAAGATAGCTAACGAAGTCTCTGAAGGAAGAAAAATAGTCGGAGTCGCCGTCTACGGCTCACAAGTAGCGGGTTACGCGACAAAGGACAGCGACTACGATCTTATCGTAATCCTTGAAGATTACAGCCCCAGAGTGAAGTATCGATACATCAACGGCGAAGTGGACGCATCAGCTCTCGTAGTCGACCGAGAAGCGCTGCTAATGGATGCGGATAAGGCGTCGCTCGGGGAGTTTGTGGCAGGCCGACTCCTCAACGTCTATGTTCCCATTACTGGAGGAGACATCTTTCACGAAGCCGAGATACTGATCAAGCGTAGGGTCGTGCTGGAGACGTTGGAGGAGATTGAAGCATCTATTGGACAGTTCGCTCAAGAAATCATAATTCCAGTTGAATACTTCCTGTTTGACAAGCTCAAGAAGCGAGCCGCGATTTACCCACCAGCACTTTACAGCTACTCCAAAACATATGGTCAGGAGCACGGCCGTAGAAACACGAAGGCTTCCAGCCAAGGTTTCCTCGAAGTTTTGAAGGAGATTGCTGACGAGGGACTAATCACGCTCAACGGGGGTAAGGTGCAGATTAAGGATTACGAACCGAAGCACTGGGTCACCAGACTCACCGAGATGGCGACGTACACTAGGAGAAGCTTGGCTCAGTACGCGGTTCACGGCTACGCTGGGAGAGTGGGGCTAAGCACAGTTAGGCGTGAAGTGAGCTCAAAGATATCTCGGTCAAGAAAAGGGTTTGAGGTTCCTGATGTAATCAGGCATCCGAGGAGGCTGTGGCGGCTTCAGGAGGGGCTGCTGATCACTGATGAGGATGACTGGTTCGGCAAACTGATTGAGCACATGGGTATTGAGCGGGGCGGAGAGGTGAGTAAGAACGGTATGGGGGAGGTGTACTCGGTCACCAAGGTCTACTGTGTGAACGACCGGGGTAAAACGGTGAAGTTTGCTGTCAAGAACTTCGCTGATGCGAAGGCCTTCAAATGGGTGGTGCTGAACATGTGGGCACTGCTTTCGAAGCGGTTTGATATGGGTCAGACCTCTAGGTTGCAGAGAGAGTACTCCGCTTTGAGGCGGTTGAGAGGATTAGGGTTCAAGACACCGAACGTACTGGCTGTGGCGCTTGACCAGAGGCTTCTTGTAACCGAGTTCATTGAAGGCTCTGATGTGGGGCAGCTGCTTCCCAAGGCGTTGAGCGGAGACGAGCAGGCTATGAATGCAGTTCGGCTTTACGGTGAAGCTCTTGGCAGAGTGCATCAGGAAGGCTACACCCTCGGAGACACCAAGCCGAGCAACACCATATTTTCAGACGGGAAAATCTATCTTGTCGACTTGGAGCAGGCAGCCTGCGGTAACGACTGCGGCTGGGATATCGCGGAGTTCATCTATTATTCATCAAAGTTCACTGTTGACGAGGGAGCAGTCCGGATTCTAGTGAAAGAGTTTCTGAACGGCTACCTGAAACACGGTAAGAAAGAGGCCATTACAGAGGCCTTGAAGCTCAAGTATCTAGCGCCATTCCAACCCATCCTCGCACCTAACGTTGTACGGGCCGTTAGACAAGAGATTAGGAAAAACGCTGCAGCAACCTAA
- a CDS encoding DDE-type integrase/transposase/recombinase yields the protein MSESRTISDTYQQFKKMRDNSAIRPSAIFVDGSNSYDMAFELAFECDPKKVGKVELVKRVGIRARETNNIVERLHGTMKDRLKPMRGLKHVDTGKAILDGMVVNYNFLRPHSALKGKTPAQAAGLNLDLQHGWKDLIQLATKNETLANSKAKANGAVVVEVQA from the coding sequence ATATCAGAAAGCAGAACCATATCGGACACCTACCAGCAATTCAAGAAGATGCGAGATAACAGCGCCATACGACCCAGCGCCATATTTGTTGACGGCTCAAACTCATACGATATGGCCTTTGAGCTAGCCTTTGAATGTGATCCTAAGAAGGTGGGTAAAGTCGAGCTGGTTAAGCGCGTGGGTATCCGTGCAAGAGAAACAAACAACATTGTAGAGCGCCTACACGGAACAATGAAGGATAGACTCAAACCAATGAGAGGGCTAAAACACGTTGATACAGGTAAAGCAATACTTGACGGCATGGTTGTTAATTATAACTTCCTAAGACCGCACTCAGCGCTAAAGGGGAAAACACCAGCTCAAGCTGCGGGTCTAAACCTAGACTTACAGCACGGCTGGAAAGACCTCATACAGCTAGCCACAAAGAATGAGACACTAGCAAACAGTAAGGCTAAAGCAAACGGCGCTGTGGTGGTGGAGGTGCAGGCTTAG
- a CDS encoding metallophosphoesterase — protein sequence MFRFIDNEPALMLQVDSEKILVVSDLHIGYERTWADKGVKIPSLAPRLYEKLEQIIYKNHPDRVMVSGDIKHGTAKLLPHEWMDVPEFFEKLLTLGIPIEVVPGNHDGGLRHLLPREVVLHSPRGAVTRSREKVLVTHGHTWPTPAGLSASLVVMGHNHFSVEFREASGMRAAEPIWVVAHWNPEKIATEFLRSSGIKYQGDSQSAFQERFGFEVGDPTIIVVPAFNPMLGGMEINRTSKERYISPFLQPGVVDMEQAEIYLLDHTYLGRKKDLQLSEID from the coding sequence ATGTTTCGATTTATTGATAACGAGCCTGCGTTAATGCTTCAAGTTGACTCTGAGAAGATTCTCGTAGTCTCAGACCTCCACATCGGTTACGAGAGAACCTGGGCGGATAAGGGCGTCAAGATCCCGTCGCTTGCACCGAGACTTTACGAGAAGCTGGAGCAGATAATCTACAAGAACCATCCGGACAGGGTAATGGTTTCCGGTGACATCAAGCATGGGACAGCGAAGCTGCTTCCTCATGAGTGGATGGATGTCCCGGAGTTCTTCGAGAAGCTGCTGACGCTAGGCATACCTATCGAGGTGGTGCCGGGAAACCATGATGGCGGCCTCAGACACCTGCTACCTAGAGAGGTGGTGCTGCACAGCCCGCGAGGAGCAGTCACTCGAAGCCGAGAGAAGGTTCTCGTCACCCACGGCCACACCTGGCCTACTCCAGCAGGGTTGTCCGCGAGTCTCGTGGTGATGGGTCACAACCACTTCTCAGTTGAGTTCAGGGAGGCCAGCGGAATGAGGGCGGCTGAGCCTATCTGGGTGGTTGCGCACTGGAATCCTGAGAAGATAGCCACCGAATTTCTACGTTCAAGCGGCATCAAATATCAGGGCGATTCTCAATCAGCGTTCCAAGAGCGGTTCGGTTTTGAGGTCGGTGATCCAACTATTATTGTTGTTCCAGCATTCAACCCGATGCTTGGCGGGATGGAAATCAATCGCACCTCGAAGGAGAGATACATCAGCCCTTTTCTTCAACCGGGAGTCGTGGATATGGAGCAGGCGGAAATATATCTCCTAGACCACACGTATCTTGGTCGAAAGAAGGATCTCCAACTGTCAGAGATTGATTGA
- a CDS encoding mechanosensitive ion channel family protein — translation MAGEDALQFTLMLSVFATLLGAMGFSLAFKDYMASFMAGIIFKRVRQIKPGTRVKVLTSPVIKGDIEKIGWLRTTLKEVGDGERLPSVQTGRIMKIPNFLLFNNPTLIYGDQIIDEVVAYVTNKGGHYNEKLLESMRHAIVSEGHKVIDIGLYQKETCLVVHGIYESDMLDLADSRSRILSRYLDMIDDISIPKEIPKATQLESEQQRRPLD, via the coding sequence TTGGCTGGAGAGGATGCGCTTCAATTTACACTTATGTTAAGTGTTTTCGCAACCCTGCTTGGTGCTATGGGTTTCTCTCTCGCCTTCAAGGATTACATGGCGAGTTTCATGGCCGGCATAATTTTCAAGCGTGTGAGACAGATAAAGCCAGGCACAAGAGTAAAGGTGCTTACTTCACCGGTCATCAAGGGAGATATTGAGAAGATCGGTTGGCTCCGAACTACGTTGAAGGAGGTTGGTGACGGAGAGCGGCTGCCTAGCGTTCAGACTGGGCGAATAATGAAGATACCTAACTTTCTGCTCTTCAACAACCCTACGCTCATCTACGGAGACCAGATTATCGACGAGGTTGTAGCGTATGTCACGAATAAGGGAGGACACTACAACGAGAAGCTGCTGGAGAGCATGAGGCACGCTATCGTCAGCGAAGGACACAAGGTGATCGACATAGGGCTCTACCAGAAGGAGACCTGCCTAGTAGTCCACGGCATCTACGAGTCAGATATGCTGGATTTAGCGGACTCACGAAGCCGAATCCTCTCCCGATACCTCGACATGATCGATGACATTTCAATCCCAAAGGAAATACCTAAGGCAACCCAGCTGGAATCCGAACAACAGCGAAGACCACTGGATTAG
- a CDS encoding isoprenylcysteine carboxylmethyltransferase family protein, which translates to MRSVVIGRLLFASITSIITVLAGGGPAFLLKPIGAGYMVLWITYWLVKAGRRRGEASSYDKKQRVVYLSGAIVIPMLVIAVPWEYANFTGPIPRDSAASWVGLTLFALGIVVLAAAMRTLGKLYTSYLGIQPGHRLVTTGPYRHVRHPGYLGEVLVMFGIGFSLSSVLGLALAFLSLLLVLERIKPEEEMLTAEFGDEYRKYMGRTKRLIPFIY; encoded by the coding sequence TTGCGTAGCGTTGTTATTGGACGATTACTCTTCGCCTCGATCACCAGCATCATAACAGTGTTGGCGGGGGGAGGACCAGCCTTTCTGCTCAAGCCCATAGGGGCAGGATACATGGTTTTGTGGATAACGTATTGGTTGGTGAAGGCTGGTCGGCGCAGAGGAGAAGCCTCCAGTTACGATAAGAAGCAGCGAGTAGTGTATCTTTCCGGCGCCATCGTCATACCGATGCTTGTGATCGCGGTACCGTGGGAGTACGCGAACTTTACTGGGCCGATTCCTAGAGATAGCGCTGCGTCTTGGGTGGGTTTGACTCTGTTTGCTTTAGGGATTGTTGTTCTGGCGGCGGCTATGAGGACGCTTGGGAAACTGTACACCTCGTATCTGGGTATTCAGCCCGGGCATCGTCTTGTGACAACTGGGCCGTACAGGCATGTTCGCCACCCCGGCTACTTAGGTGAAGTGTTAGTTATGTTCGGTATCGGCTTCTCGCTGAGCAGTGTTTTGGGATTAGCATTGGCGTTTCTATCGCTGCTCCTAGTTTTGGAACGCATCAAGCCGGAGGAGGAGATGCTCACCGCGGAGTTCGGTGACGAATACAGAAAATACATGGGTAGAACTAAGAGGCTGATACCTTTCATCTACTAG
- a CDS encoding phosphoribosyltransferase gives MAQVDNMVFRDRVDAGKRLADKLSRYQSKDVVVLAIPRGGVVVGFEVAGDLGAPLSVIIPRKMGAPGNPELAIGAVTEEGDTYIDSTIVRSLGVTQSYIDEVKQQEVEEIKRRMKTYLGDRPRPELKGKIVILVDDGIATGATMKAAIRTVRRHDPAELVVAVPVAPPETAESLKELADSVVCLETPSFFYAIGQFYQEFDQVGDTEVIRLLRLANP, from the coding sequence ATGGCTCAAGTGGACAACATGGTTTTTCGCGACCGGGTTGACGCGGGTAAAAGGCTGGCTGACAAGCTTTCGAGGTATCAGTCTAAGGATGTGGTGGTGCTTGCTATTCCGAGGGGCGGTGTTGTCGTAGGTTTCGAGGTGGCTGGTGACTTGGGTGCTCCGTTAAGCGTGATTATTCCTAGGAAGATGGGTGCACCAGGGAACCCTGAGCTGGCTATCGGTGCTGTTACCGAGGAGGGTGACACCTACATCGACTCCACTATTGTCAGGTCTCTCGGAGTGACTCAGTCGTATATCGATGAAGTGAAGCAGCAAGAAGTTGAGGAGATTAAGCGTCGAATGAAAACGTACCTTGGTGACCGGCCGCGACCTGAGCTGAAAGGAAAAATCGTCATCTTGGTTGACGATGGGATTGCGACCGGCGCTACAATGAAGGCTGCTATCCGAACTGTGAGGCGTCATGATCCGGCTGAGTTGGTCGTTGCGGTTCCGGTGGCTCCTCCTGAAACGGCTGAGAGCTTGAAGGAGCTAGCTGACTCCGTGGTTTGTCTTGAGACGCCGTCCTTCTTCTACGCAATAGGGCAGTTCTACCAAGAGTTCGATCAGGTAGGTGACACCGAGGTTATTCGACTCCTGCGGCTAGCGAACCCGTGA